In Leucobacter sp. CX169, a single genomic region encodes these proteins:
- a CDS encoding F0F1 ATP synthase subunit epsilon yields the protein MAELSVSVVSADREIWTGSATQIIATTVEGQIGILAGHQPMLAVLAQGEVRVTTTDGEKIVIDAEDGFLSVDHNAVQVVAGRAALVA from the coding sequence ATGGCCGAACTTTCTGTCAGCGTCGTCTCGGCGGATCGCGAGATCTGGACTGGCTCTGCCACCCAGATCATCGCGACCACCGTCGAAGGCCAGATCGGTATCCTTGCCGGTCACCAGCCGATGCTCGCTGTCCTCGCCCAGGGCGAGGTGCGGGTGACGACCACCGACGGTGAGAAGATTGTGATTGACGCTGAGGACGGATTCCTCTCGGTCGACCACAACGCCGTCCAGGTGGTCGCGGGCCGCGCGGCTCTCGTCGCGTAG
- the atpD gene encoding F0F1 ATP synthase subunit beta, producing the protein MTETATVATEAAAKVVGRIARVTGPVVDIEFPHDAIPGVYNALETMIDFGDGQEPLKLTLEVAQHLGDNLVRAIALKPTDGLVRGQEVTDTGSSITVPVGDITKGKVFNVTGEVMNLAEGETIEVTERWGIHRTPPAFDQLESKTQLFETGIKSIDLLTPYVLGGKIGLFGGAGVGKTVLIQEMIQRVAQDHGGVSVFAGVGERTREGNDLIHEMEEAGVFDKTALVFGQMDEPPGTRLRVALSALTMAEYFRDVQKQDVLLFIDNIFRFTQAGSEVSTLLGRMPSAVGYQPNLADEMGVLQERITSTRGHSITSLQAIYVPADDYTDPAPATTFAHLDATTELSRAIASKGLYPAIDPLTSTSRIMDPRYLGADHYRVATSVKQILQKNKELQEIIAILGVDELSEEDKITVSRARRIEQFLSQNTYMAKKFTGVEGSTVPLKETIESFDAIAKGEFDHVAEQAFFNVGGLSDVEEKWAQIQKENG; encoded by the coding sequence ATGACCGAAACCGCCACTGTGGCGACTGAGGCTGCCGCGAAGGTCGTCGGGCGTATTGCCCGCGTGACCGGGCCCGTCGTCGACATCGAGTTCCCGCACGACGCGATCCCGGGTGTGTACAACGCGCTCGAGACCATGATTGACTTCGGCGACGGCCAGGAGCCCCTGAAGCTGACCCTCGAGGTCGCTCAGCACCTGGGCGACAACCTCGTCCGCGCCATCGCGCTGAAGCCGACTGACGGCCTCGTCCGCGGCCAGGAAGTCACCGACACCGGTTCGTCGATCACGGTTCCCGTGGGCGACATCACCAAGGGCAAGGTGTTCAACGTCACCGGTGAGGTCATGAACCTTGCTGAGGGCGAGACCATCGAGGTCACCGAGCGCTGGGGTATCCACCGCACGCCGCCGGCATTCGACCAGCTCGAGTCGAAGACGCAGCTCTTCGAAACCGGCATCAAGTCGATTGACCTCCTGACGCCCTACGTGCTGGGCGGCAAGATTGGCCTCTTCGGCGGTGCAGGCGTCGGCAAGACCGTCCTCATCCAGGAGATGATCCAGCGTGTTGCGCAGGATCACGGCGGGGTTTCGGTGTTCGCCGGCGTCGGCGAGCGTACCCGTGAGGGCAACGACCTCATCCACGAGATGGAAGAGGCGGGCGTCTTTGACAAGACCGCTCTCGTCTTCGGCCAGATGGACGAGCCGCCGGGAACGCGTCTGCGCGTCGCCCTGTCGGCACTGACCATGGCGGAGTACTTCCGCGATGTGCAGAAGCAGGACGTGCTCCTCTTCATCGACAACATCTTCCGCTTCACGCAGGCCGGTTCTGAGGTATCGACCCTGCTGGGCCGCATGCCTTCGGCCGTGGGCTACCAGCCGAACCTCGCGGACGAGATGGGTGTGCTCCAGGAGCGCATTACCTCGACCCGTGGCCACTCGATCACCTCGCTGCAGGCGATCTACGTGCCGGCCGATGACTACACCGACCCGGCTCCCGCCACGACGTTCGCGCACCTCGACGCGACCACCGAGCTGTCGCGCGCGATCGCGTCGAAGGGCCTCTACCCGGCCATCGACCCGCTCACCTCGACCAGCCGCATCATGGACCCCCGCTACTTAGGTGCGGACCACTACCGTGTTGCGACCTCGGTGAAGCAGATTCTCCAGAAGAACAAGGAACTCCAGGAGATCATCGCGATCCTCGGTGTTGACGAGCTCTCTGAAGAAGACAAGATCACCGTGTCGCGCGCGCGCCGCATCGAGCAGTTCCTCTCGCAGAACACCTACATGGCGAAGAAGTTCACCGGTGTTGAGGGCTCGACCGTTCCGCTCAAGGAGACCATCGAGTCGTTCGATGCGATCGCCAAGGGCGAGTTCGACCACGTTGCTGAGCAGGCATTCTTCAACGTCGGCGGTCTTTCCGACGTCGAAGAGAAGTGGGCTCAGATCCAGAAGGAGAACGGCTAA
- a CDS encoding F0F1 ATP synthase subunit gamma — translation MGAQLRVYRQKIRSAQTTKKITRAMELIAASRIQKAKARVAASTPYANAITRAVSAVATHSNIDHMLTTEPEKVERAAIVIFTSDRGLAGAFNSQVLREAEELNELLRAEGKDVQYFLIGRKAQGYFTFRNRKAERAWAGGTENPVFETAKEITDALLATFAKPASEGGADEIHLVYNRLVSMMSQVPQVHRLLPLEIVEGVAEVEDKVAQPLYEFEPEAETVLDKLLPVYIESRIFNALLESAAAKHAATQKAMKSASDNADTLIRDYTRLANNARQAEITQQISEIVGGADALSN, via the coding sequence ATGGGAGCGCAACTTCGGGTCTACCGGCAGAAAATTCGTTCTGCTCAGACGACCAAGAAGATCACCCGGGCGATGGAGCTGATCGCAGCCTCTCGCATCCAGAAGGCGAAGGCTCGCGTCGCGGCGTCCACGCCCTACGCGAACGCGATTACTCGCGCCGTGTCGGCCGTTGCCACGCACTCGAACATCGACCACATGCTCACCACCGAGCCGGAGAAGGTCGAGCGCGCAGCGATCGTCATCTTCACCTCTGACCGCGGCCTTGCTGGCGCGTTCAACTCACAGGTGCTGCGCGAGGCTGAGGAGCTCAACGAGCTGCTGCGCGCCGAGGGCAAGGACGTCCAGTACTTCCTTATCGGTCGTAAGGCTCAGGGCTACTTCACGTTCCGCAACCGCAAGGCAGAGCGTGCCTGGGCGGGTGGCACCGAGAACCCCGTGTTCGAGACGGCCAAGGAAATCACGGACGCGCTGCTCGCGACGTTCGCGAAGCCCGCGTCCGAGGGCGGCGCCGACGAGATTCACCTCGTCTACAACCGCCTCGTCAGCATGATGAGCCAGGTTCCTCAGGTACACCGCCTGCTTCCCCTCGAGATCGTTGAGGGTGTTGCTGAGGTCGAGGACAAGGTCGCACAGCCGCTGTACGAGTTCGAGCCCGAGGCAGAGACTGTGCTCGACAAGTTGCTTCCCGTCTACATCGAGTCGCGTATCTTCAACGCGCTGCTCGAGTCTGCTGCGGCGAAGCACGCGGCGACGCAGAAGGCGATGAAGTCGGCGAGCGATAACGCGGATACCCTCATCCGCGACTACACGCGCCTCGCGAACAACGCTCGTCAGGCCGAGATCACCCAGCAGATTTCCGAGATTGTGGGCGGCGCCGACGCGCTGTCCAACTAG
- the atpA gene encoding F0F1 ATP synthase subunit alpha, with protein MAELSISPDEIRDALKEFAASYEPSGAASTEVGTVIDAADGIAHVEGLPGVMANELIRFADGTLGLAQNLEEDQIGVVVLGEFTGIVEGLEVTRTGEVLSVPVGEGYLGRVVDPLGAPIDGLGEITGIEGRRALELQAPGVMQRKSVHEPMQTGIKAIDAMIPVGRGQRQLIIGDRQTGKTALAIDTIINQRANWETGDPQKQVRCIYVAIGQKGSTIASVKGALEEAGAMEYTTIVASPASDPAGFKYLAPYTGSAIGQHWMYDGKHVLIVFDDLSKQAEAYRAVSLLLRRPPGREAYPGDVFYLHSRLLERCAKLSDELGAGSMTGLPIIETKANDVSAYIPTNVISITDGQIFLQSDLFNANQRPAVDVGISVSRVGGDAQVKSIKKVSGTLKLELAQYRSLEAFAMFASDLDAASRRQLERGARLTELLKQPQYSPYAVEEQVVSIWAGTTGKLDKVPVEDILRFEREFLDFLGRNSEALTTLRETNVLTDDIVSELTAKIEGFTLEFRTSAGQTLAEQFQKLDESEIQQEQLVIKK; from the coding sequence ATGGCAGAACTCTCAATCAGCCCGGACGAGATCCGTGATGCGCTGAAGGAATTCGCGGCATCGTACGAGCCCAGTGGTGCGGCGTCGACTGAGGTCGGCACCGTCATCGACGCAGCCGACGGTATCGCCCACGTCGAGGGTCTCCCCGGCGTCATGGCCAACGAGCTGATCCGCTTCGCGGATGGCACGCTGGGCCTTGCTCAGAACCTTGAAGAGGATCAGATCGGCGTCGTCGTGCTCGGTGAGTTCACCGGCATCGTCGAAGGCCTTGAGGTCACCCGCACCGGCGAGGTCCTTTCGGTCCCCGTGGGCGAGGGCTACCTCGGCCGCGTGGTTGATCCCCTCGGCGCCCCGATCGATGGCCTCGGCGAGATCACGGGCATCGAAGGCCGTCGCGCCCTCGAGCTCCAGGCTCCCGGCGTCATGCAGCGCAAGTCGGTGCACGAGCCCATGCAGACCGGTATCAAGGCGATTGACGCCATGATCCCCGTCGGCCGCGGCCAGCGCCAGCTGATCATTGGTGACCGCCAGACCGGTAAGACGGCTCTCGCGATCGACACGATCATCAACCAGCGCGCGAACTGGGAGACCGGCGACCCGCAGAAGCAGGTGCGCTGCATCTACGTCGCCATCGGCCAGAAGGGCTCGACCATTGCTTCGGTAAAGGGCGCGCTCGAGGAAGCCGGCGCGATGGAGTACACCACCATCGTCGCTTCGCCCGCCTCTGACCCGGCTGGCTTCAAGTACCTCGCCCCGTACACCGGCTCGGCCATTGGCCAGCACTGGATGTACGACGGCAAGCACGTCCTCATCGTGTTCGACGATCTGTCGAAGCAGGCCGAGGCGTACCGCGCCGTATCGCTGCTCCTTCGCCGTCCGCCGGGGCGCGAGGCATACCCGGGCGATGTGTTCTACTTGCACTCGCGTCTGCTCGAGCGTTGCGCGAAGCTCTCGGACGAGCTGGGCGCTGGCTCGATGACCGGCCTGCCGATCATTGAGACCAAGGCGAACGACGTCTCGGCATACATCCCGACCAACGTGATCTCGATCACCGACGGCCAGATCTTCCTCCAGTCGGACCTGTTCAACGCGAACCAGCGTCCCGCAGTGGACGTCGGCATCTCGGTCTCGCGCGTGGGCGGCGACGCTCAGGTGAAGTCGATCAAGAAGGTTTCGGGCACGTTGAAGCTCGAGCTCGCTCAGTACCGTTCGCTTGAGGCTTTCGCGATGTTCGCGTCGGACCTCGACGCGGCCAGCCGTCGTCAGCTCGAGCGTGGCGCACGCCTCACCGAGCTGCTCAAGCAGCCGCAGTACTCGCCGTACGCGGTGGAGGAGCAGGTCGTCTCGATCTGGGCCGGCACCACGGGCAAGCTCGACAAGGTCCCCGTTGAGGACATCCTGCGCTTCGAGCGCGAGTTCCTCGACTTCCTCGGCCGCAACTCGGAAGCGCTCACCACGCTGCGCGAGACGAACGTCCTCACCGACGACATCGTCTCCGAGCTCACGGCAAAGATCGAGGGCTTCACCCTCGAGTTCCGGACCTCCGCCGGCCAGACCCTGGCCGAGCAGTTCCAGAAGCTCGATGAGTCCGAAATCCAGCAGGAGCAGCTCGTCATCAAGAAGTAA
- a CDS encoding F0F1 ATP synthase subunit delta — MGSASREALSQVRVVLGDLTGQAPLGFGRELLGAAATIAAAPALSSSLADPAAAASSKQQVVAKLFGSLQDPARRVLDAVASARWSNAEELVDGVEEIGIRAEARAAENLADELEAVAAIIGSQHELELTLGSKLVAPAAKAELVTSLLKGKVSTSALALVAYFVANPRGRRLRTLLKQAAVIVADEGGSALATVTVAAPLDAQRTERLRVALSASAGRPVKITTVIDPDLVGGVRIQMADTVIDGSVRARLDDLRLQLAG; from the coding sequence ATGGGAAGCGCGTCTCGTGAAGCTCTGAGCCAGGTGAGGGTCGTCTTGGGCGACCTCACCGGCCAGGCACCCCTCGGCTTCGGCCGCGAGCTTCTCGGTGCGGCGGCGACCATTGCGGCCGCCCCCGCGCTGAGTAGCTCGCTGGCAGATCCGGCGGCGGCAGCTTCCTCGAAGCAGCAGGTCGTTGCGAAGCTGTTCGGTTCGCTGCAGGATCCGGCCCGCCGGGTGCTCGACGCAGTCGCCTCGGCGCGCTGGTCGAATGCAGAGGAACTGGTCGACGGCGTCGAGGAGATCGGTATCCGCGCTGAGGCGCGGGCGGCCGAGAACCTGGCCGACGAGCTCGAGGCTGTCGCCGCCATCATTGGCAGCCAGCACGAACTCGAGCTCACGCTCGGCAGCAAGCTGGTCGCCCCTGCGGCGAAGGCCGAACTGGTCACCAGCCTGCTCAAGGGCAAGGTTTCGACCTCCGCGCTCGCACTGGTCGCCTACTTTGTAGCGAACCCGCGCGGTCGTCGCTTGCGTACCCTGCTGAAGCAGGCTGCAGTGATCGTCGCCGACGAGGGTGGCAGCGCGCTTGCCACCGTCACGGTTGCCGCTCCGCTCGATGCGCAGCGCACCGAGCGTCTTCGGGTTGCGCTCTCCGCGAGTGCCGGTCGTCCCGTCAAGATCACGACCGTCATCGACCCCGACCTCGTCGGGGGCGTGCGGATCCAGATGGCTGACACCGTCATTGACGGCAGCGTCCGGGCCCGCCTCGACGATCTCCGACTGCAGCTCGCAGGCTAG